A region of the Stieleria neptunia genome:
TGAAGATGGCGTTCTACAACACGCTGGCTCGTGGGACGACCGAATTGATGGGCATGACCACGGTGTCCCTGGCGATCCTGGCCGGCGGCTACCTGGTGCTGAACAAGCAGACGCATCTGTTCGGTTTGCAAATGACAACCGAACCGTTGGAACAAGGCCAAGTGTTTTTGTTCTTTAGCTTTTTGATCGGTGCGTCGGACCCGGCCCGCAAGTTGGCGGACGTTTGGAGCGGTTTGCAACGCGGCATCGCGGCGGCGGTGCGGGTGATGGAAATCGTCGACATGCCCGTCCGGGTCGAAGAACCGACCGCCCCGCGTTCTCCCCTGCGACCGCACTCGAGTATCCGGTTCGACGGTGTGGACTATCAATATCCCTCCGGCCCCAAGGTGCTCCGCGGAATCGATCTGGAGATCCCGCACGGAGAAACGATCGCCATCGTCGGCCCCAACGGATGTGGCAAAAGCACGATGATCAGTCTGCTGTGTCGCTTCGACGACCCCCAAGGCGGTCAGCTGCTGTTGGACGATGTGCCGATCCAACAAATGCGGACCCGCGACTTACGCAAACGGCTTGCGTTGGTGACCCAGCGGACGATCCTGTTCGACGACACGATCGAAAACAACATTCGCTACGGCAGCCCGGGTGCCGATTCGCACGATGTCGTCCGGGCGGCCAAACTGGCGTTCGCCGACGACTTCATTCGCAGAAAGACGCCCGACGGTTACAAAACGATCCTTGGGACCGGTGGGATGCGGCTGTCCGGTGGGCAGATGCAACGCATCGCCTTGGCCCGCGCGTTCCTGCGCAACCCCGATATCCTGATTCTCGATGAAGCGACCAGTCAGATTGACATGGAAAGCGAGCAGCTGATCCACCAGGCGCTCGAACGGTTCCTGGTCGGACGGACCGGGGTGATGATCACACACCGCCCGAGCACCCTGGCGATGGCCCATCGCGTGGTCGTGATCGAACAGGGGCGGGTCGCCGCCAGCGGAAAACACGAGGAATTGATCGGCACCAACCGATTCTACCAGAGCTTGTGCGGGGGCGATCAACCGATCGCGGCCTGAGCGTGCGTCCTTGAAGGGTCGCGCCGTCTATTCTCACCGAATGCGAACTTTCTCCATTGCGGGTGGCGGTGGCGCCGGTAGGATGGAATGATGATTCACGACCGATAATCCATTGCGATTGCCGGTCGATCGGCGACGCGTGTCGATCAAACCGACCACGCGAGCCCCCCGCACCCGTCTGATCGTTGGTGCGGTCAATGATCTAAAGAGCGTCAGCATCACTTGGATGAACGTCCTTGGGTGAACCTCAATATGAGGTGAGCCGGAATGTGAAAAAGCTGTGTCGAGAGCAATTGTTTTCTCGATGAGCGAAACGATAGCTGCGCGGTAAACATTTGGCGTTCTTGTTGGAACCCGTCTTGAGCATTGGGATGCCCTCCCAACTGCAACTTCTGATCGCCGCTGCGCTGATCGGCTGTGTGGTCGCGATCGCGTTGTTCTGGGTGCTCAGCAAATGCGGGGCGTACTGGTTTCAAGCCTACATGTCCGGCGCGGACATCACGATGAAAAGCTTGATCGTGATGTACCTGCTGAAGTTGGATCTGCGGATGATGGTCACCGCAAAAATCATGTGCCGACAGGCCGGGTTGCGGATCGATCGCCAGGGCGGCATCCGAACCGCGGATTTACAGATTCACGCGTTGGCCGGCGGAGATGTGATGAACGTGGTTCAGGCCATCATCGTGGCGCACCGGGCCGGGATCGAGTTGGATTTTGATCGCGCCGCGGCGATCGATCTGGCCGGCCGCGACGTGCTGCACGCGGTGCAGACGAGTGTCACGCCCAAAGTCATCTATTGCCCGGAAGCCCGCGAGGGCCGACCGCTGTTGAGCGCGATTGCAAAGAACGGTGTCGAATTGCTGGTCGGTGCACGGGTGACGGTCCGCACCAATCTGGATCAATTGATCGGCGGAGCGACCGAAGAAACCATCGTCGCCCGGGTCGGCCAAGCGATCGTCAGCGCGATCGGGTCGTCGGCGACCCACATGGATGTGTTGGAAATGCCGCTTCAGATTTCGGAGGCCGCCATGGCCCACGGACTCGATTCGAACACCGCATTCGCCATCGTCTCGATCGATATCGCGGACATCGACGTCGGTGAAAACATCGGCGCCCGATTGCAACGTGACCAGGCCGATGCCGATGGTCGAATCGCCCGCGCCCGGGCCGAAGCACGGCGGGCCGAAGCGGTGGCCCACACCCAACAGATGCTCGCCAAGGTTGCCGAAAATCGAGCCCATTTGGTCAATGCCGAGGCCCAGGTCCCGCAAGCCATGGCGGTGGCATTTCGGAGCGGAAATCTGCGCGGGAAAGCCGTCCGTTGGATTCCCGGTGTGGATCGTAAAGAACCGCCACGAGCCAACGGCATCTCCGATCGCAAGAACAGCCCAACCAAACCGGGTGATGCCAAACCGTCGCCCGCCAATCCCTTTCTCGGACCGAGGGAGGAACGCGACGGATGAAACGTTCCATTCCACTCCGGGATTCCCAATTCAATACCCGGTGCATTCAGTCGGCGCAACTGTTGATCCGATACCGTTGGTATTTGTTTCATCCGCTTCACCTAGGAGTGAACGATGGCCCTCGGTAATCGAATCCCAGACAAAACGCTGCTCAAAAACGTTCAGAGTCGGTTGTCTAAGAAATGTTCCAGTTCACCCAAAGTGAGCGGTGATGTGCGCAGCGGCGAAGTCACGCTCAACGGTACGATCAAAAACGAAGTCGAGCGCAAGCAGATTCTCAGGGCGGTTTCGTCCGTCGAAGGAATCTCTCGCGTCATCGACCGGATCAAAGTCGAAGTGCGACCCAAGACGGCTTAAAAGCCACGCTCGTTCGGCCGCAACGTCCTCGCCTGCCGGGGACCTGCGTCACACTACTTGTTTCAGAGGAGTCGATCAAATCACGAAAAATCAAAACACCTTCGCCAAACGACAACGCGAGATGGAAAAGAAACGCAAGGCGGAAGAGAAACGACAGCGTCGCAACGAACGCAAGTCCGCCGGACCAGAGCTCGCACCCGACGCAACCGATGTCGTCGATCCCAACGACTCACCCTCGTCATAAACATCAAACCAAACAAACGCTTCGCCCCTTCACCGGAACGAAGCATCACGATCACGTGTCTCCAAGGTTGCGCGAACGTTTCTCGCAACACATCGAGGCACAACTGTTTTTTAGCAATGGATACGGAAATGGAAAAAGGCAAGATTAAACGCGTGACCGACAAAGGTTTCGGATTCATCTCGACCGACGGTAGCAACAACGACATGTTCTTCCACAGTTCGTCTGTCGAAGGCGTCGAATTCAATGACCTTCGTGAAGGTCAAGAAGTGACGTACACGGTCGGACAGGGCCCCAAGGGACCCCGAGCCGAAAACGTTCAGCTGGTCGGAAACTGACACGCGATCACGCGACGAAACTCGACATGGGTTTCGTCTCAACTGATGATCTCATCAATCACGCGGCCGTAAACGTCGGTCAGACGAAAGTCTCTACCGGCGTGACGATACGTCAATTGCTCGTGATCAAGACCTAGCTGGTGCAGCAGCGTCGCGTGCAGATCATGCATGTGGACCTTGTTCTGAATGCTGGCGAATCCGAATTCATCGGTTTCGCCGTAAGCCATTCCCGGACGAAAGCCGCCACCGGCAAGCCAGACCGTAAAGCCGCCTGGATTGTGGTCGCGGCCGGTGCCGTTGCTTTGCGAGTACGGCGTGCGACCGAATTCACCGCCCCACCAAACGATGGTGTCTTCTAACAGGCCCCGTCGTTTGAGATCCGCCAGCAACGCGGCAATCGGTCGA
Encoded here:
- a CDS encoding ABC transporter ATP-binding protein; the encoded protein is MNTPFVRVLRLAFRRHWAIAGIAVSSLAIALLWSANISAVLPIVDVVFAGDTLSEYVQESIEKADQAAETYTARIAELESGVVSQGDSIDELRAQVARQNNKSDYYRQAQPWVDAYAPTTPFGTLLAILTFLVVGTALKLVALTANMMWVQYVGGRTAIDLRAIFFRKALRLDLDAFGENGSADLTSRLTNDVALVTAGVSTLLGRMIREPLKMIACLIGAAVVCHRLLFLVLIVSPILAIVMQQLSRAIRRASKRAMEEMSQLYGMLNDSFAGIRLVKASNTQAFERARLRRGTFAYYQKTMKMAFYNTLARGTTELMGMTTVSLAILAGGYLVLNKQTHLFGLQMTTEPLEQGQVFLFFSFLIGASDPARKLADVWSGLQRGIAAAVRVMEIVDMPVRVEEPTAPRSPLRPHSSIRFDGVDYQYPSGPKVLRGIDLEIPHGETIAIVGPNGCGKSTMISLLCRFDDPQGGQLLLDDVPIQQMRTRDLRKRLALVTQRTILFDDTIENNIRYGSPGADSHDVVRAAKLAFADDFIRRKTPDGYKTILGTGGMRLSGGQMQRIALARAFLRNPDILILDEATSQIDMESEQLIHQALERFLVGRTGVMITHRPSTLAMAHRVVVIEQGRVAASGKHEELIGTNRFYQSLCGGDQPIAA
- a CDS encoding cold shock domain-containing protein gives rise to the protein MDTEMEKGKIKRVTDKGFGFISTDGSNNDMFFHSSSVEGVEFNDLREGQEVTYTVGQGPKGPRAENVQLVGN
- a CDS encoding BON domain-containing protein, translating into MALGNRIPDKTLLKNVQSRLSKKCSSSPKVSGDVRSGEVTLNGTIKNEVERKQILRAVSSVEGISRVIDRIKVEVRPKTA
- a CDS encoding flotillin-like FloA family protein; amino-acid sequence: MPSQLQLLIAAALIGCVVAIALFWVLSKCGAYWFQAYMSGADITMKSLIVMYLLKLDLRMMVTAKIMCRQAGLRIDRQGGIRTADLQIHALAGGDVMNVVQAIIVAHRAGIELDFDRAAAIDLAGRDVLHAVQTSVTPKVIYCPEAREGRPLLSAIAKNGVELLVGARVTVRTNLDQLIGGATEETIVARVGQAIVSAIGSSATHMDVLEMPLQISEAAMAHGLDSNTAFAIVSIDIADIDVGENIGARLQRDQADADGRIARARAEARRAEAVAHTQQMLAKVAENRAHLVNAEAQVPQAMAVAFRSGNLRGKAVRWIPGVDRKEPPRANGISDRKNSPTKPGDAKPSPANPFLGPREERDG